From Magnetococcus sp. PR-3, one genomic window encodes:
- the clpP gene encoding ATP-dependent Clp endopeptidase proteolytic subunit ClpP, translated as MSLVPMVVETTNRGERAYDIYSRLLKERVVFLVGPVEEHMANLVVAQLLFLESENPEKDIHLYINSPGGSVTAGMAIYDTMQFIRPNVSTLCIGQAASMGAVLLAAGEAGKRLVLPNARVMIHQPLGGFQGQATDFEIHAREILRIRENLNEVLAHHCKKPLEQVQNDTERDNFLSAKESVEYGLVDQIIEHREVPEAES; from the coding sequence ATGAGTCTTGTGCCGATGGTGGTGGAAACCACCAACCGGGGCGAACGTGCCTACGATATCTATTCCCGTCTGCTCAAAGAGCGGGTGGTGTTTTTGGTTGGCCCTGTGGAAGAGCATATGGCCAATCTGGTGGTGGCACAGTTGCTCTTTTTGGAGTCGGAGAATCCTGAAAAGGACATCCATCTCTACATTAACAGTCCTGGTGGTTCGGTCACTGCTGGTATGGCGATCTATGATACCATGCAGTTTATCCGCCCCAACGTCAGCACACTGTGCATTGGCCAAGCCGCCAGCATGGGGGCCGTACTGTTGGCAGCCGGTGAAGCGGGCAAACGTTTGGTGCTGCCAAACGCACGTGTGATGATTCACCAACCTTTGGGTGGTTTCCAAGGTCAGGCAACTGATTTTGAGATCCATGCCCGTGAGATTTTGCGTATTCGTGAAAATCTTAATGAGGTTCTGGCTCACCACTGTAAAAAGCCCTTGGAACAGGTACAGAATGATACCGAAAGGGATAACTTCCTATCGGCTAAAGAGTCGGTGGAATATGGTCTGGTGGATCAGATCATTGAGCACCGTGAAGTGCCTGAAGCTGAGTCTTAA
- the tig gene encoding trigger factor, translating into MEVNVVENGQFDRDITITVPAEKVDVLLSQEVAKTASQVRLPGFRPGKVPAGMIEQRFGASIRAEVAEQLFRESYTGALMEKDLRPVGQPELDVGEIEKGKPFTYTAKIQIFPTVEPTGYTGLSFVKPVTNIQESDVETVITRVQEANAEYEAQEGIEASNGDRMKFDFEGFVDGEAFEGGQADDYVLELGSNRFIPGFEDQLIGAKAGDALEVKVTFPEDYHGTELAGKEATFKCAVKEVETRKLPEIDEELAKKAGVAEGGVDAMKKEIHERLVKEADKAVKQDMKQQVFKQLLDNNPNELPSQMVDQEIEQMVTTAKEEYKRQGVDPDQLGFTDETWRNQYEDKAKERIILGLLMGGIVSKENLEVDDEAVESHVDELIKQFADGPYADQLKEQLKGDKERMDEFRGAALEEKTVAWVIEQGSVTEEEKSFEELVENKA; encoded by the coding sequence ATGGAAGTCAACGTTGTAGAAAATGGCCAATTTGATCGCGACATTACCATTACCGTGCCAGCGGAAAAGGTTGATGTTCTGCTAAGCCAAGAAGTCGCTAAAACGGCCTCTCAGGTCCGTCTACCCGGTTTCCGTCCCGGTAAGGTTCCAGCTGGTATGATTGAGCAGCGCTTTGGGGCCAGCATTCGTGCTGAAGTAGCCGAGCAGCTGTTCCGTGAGTCCTACACCGGTGCGTTGATGGAAAAAGATCTCCGCCCGGTTGGTCAGCCTGAGCTGGATGTGGGTGAGATTGAAAAGGGTAAGCCCTTTACCTATACCGCCAAGATCCAAATCTTCCCCACCGTTGAGCCTACCGGCTACACCGGCTTAAGCTTCGTCAAGCCTGTGACCAATATCCAAGAGTCGGATGTTGAAACCGTCATCACCCGTGTTCAGGAAGCCAACGCTGAGTATGAAGCACAAGAAGGTATTGAAGCTTCTAACGGTGACCGCATGAAGTTTGACTTCGAAGGCTTTGTCGATGGTGAAGCTTTTGAGGGTGGCCAAGCCGACGATTATGTTCTGGAGCTGGGTTCCAACCGCTTTATCCCCGGTTTTGAAGATCAGCTCATTGGCGCCAAAGCTGGTGATGCATTGGAAGTGAAGGTTACCTTCCCTGAAGATTACCACGGTACAGAGCTGGCTGGTAAAGAAGCGACCTTCAAGTGTGCGGTTAAAGAAGTTGAAACCCGCAAGCTACCTGAGATCGACGAAGAGCTGGCCAAAAAAGCTGGTGTCGCTGAAGGTGGTGTGGATGCCATGAAAAAAGAGATTCATGAGCGTCTGGTTAAAGAAGCCGATAAAGCGGTTAAGCAGGACATGAAACAGCAGGTCTTTAAGCAGTTGTTGGATAACAACCCCAACGAACTACCCAGCCAGATGGTTGATCAAGAGATCGAGCAGATGGTGACCACCGCTAAAGAAGAGTACAAGCGTCAGGGTGTCGACCCCGACCAGCTCGGCTTTACCGATGAGACCTGGCGGAACCAGTATGAAGACAAAGCCAAAGAGCGCATCATTCTTGGTCTGCTCATGGGCGGTATCGTCTCCAAAGAAAATTTGGAAGTAGACGATGAGGCTGTTGAGTCACACGTTGATGAGCTGATCAAACAGTTCGCCGATGGCCCCTACGCTGATCAGCTGAAAGAACAGCTCAAAGGGGATAAAGAGCGCATGGACGAATTCCGTGGTGCAGCTCTGGAAGAGAAGACCGTTGCCTGGGTTATTGAGCAAGGTAGTGTGACCGAGGAAGAAAAGTCCTTCGAGGAGCTGGTTGAGAATAAAGCTTAA
- the hemA gene encoding glutamyl-tRNA reductase produces MKIVVVGLNHKSAPVSLREKVAYSSDTLPASLHDLTGLDAVHEGTILSTCNRVEIYLASRDPDAAAAQTSQWIARDHALDPADVTPHLYTKAENDAVRHGFRVASSLDSMVLGEAQILGQMKQAYQDAVSAGSTGVVLNRFFQHAFQTAKRVRTETSIAESSVSVASAAVDLAKRIFGDLTGHTCLLIGAGEMCELAARHLVTHGVKDVLVTNRTYSRAVDLAEQFNGHAFPIEELGENLHRADIVISSTGSTTYMVGPDMVKEALKSRRQRPIFLIDIAVPRDLDPEIAEVDSAFLYDMDDLTKIIEDNRQDRQEAAQAALDIIEGEAPIFTQWLDTLDVVPTIKAMRRKAEATKDQLLQKHLNGWDLQEADRKKVENLARQLVNKLMHDPTERLRALTNEHDGDRYVDAARKLYKLDES; encoded by the coding sequence ATGAAGATCGTTGTCGTCGGATTGAACCATAAAAGTGCACCTGTCTCCTTACGGGAGAAGGTTGCTTATAGTAGTGACACACTACCCGCAAGCCTACATGATTTGACGGGGCTCGATGCTGTGCATGAGGGAACCATTCTCTCAACCTGCAACCGGGTGGAAATTTATTTGGCCAGCCGGGATCCCGATGCCGCAGCGGCGCAAACCAGTCAATGGATCGCCCGGGACCATGCTTTGGATCCGGCAGATGTAACCCCCCATTTGTATACCAAAGCAGAAAACGATGCCGTACGGCACGGTTTTCGGGTCGCTTCCAGTTTAGATTCCATGGTACTTGGTGAAGCACAGATCCTGGGGCAGATGAAACAAGCTTATCAGGATGCCGTCTCTGCCGGATCAACCGGTGTGGTGCTCAATCGCTTTTTTCAGCATGCCTTCCAAACTGCCAAACGGGTCCGTACCGAAACCTCCATTGCTGAAAGCTCTGTCTCCGTTGCCTCTGCGGCGGTGGATCTGGCCAAACGAATTTTTGGGGATCTTACCGGTCATACCTGTTTGTTGATTGGTGCCGGTGAAATGTGCGAGTTGGCTGCACGCCATCTGGTCACCCATGGTGTTAAAGATGTTTTGGTGACCAACCGTACCTACTCTCGTGCTGTGGACCTCGCCGAACAGTTTAATGGACACGCATTTCCCATTGAGGAACTTGGGGAGAATTTGCATCGGGCAGACATTGTGATCTCTTCAACCGGATCCACCACCTATATGGTGGGGCCCGATATGGTCAAAGAGGCACTGAAAAGTCGTCGTCAACGCCCCATCTTTTTGATCGATATTGCGGTACCTCGGGATTTGGATCCTGAAATTGCTGAGGTTGATAGCGCCTTCCTTTACGATATGGATGATTTAACCAAGATCATCGAAGATAACCGTCAAGATCGCCAAGAGGCTGCACAGGCTGCTTTGGATATTATTGAGGGTGAGGCACCCATCTTTACCCAGTGGTTGGATACCTTAGATGTTGTCCCCACCATTAAAGCCATGCGACGCAAAGCCGAAGCGACCAAGGATCAACTGCTGCAAAAACATTTGAACGGCTGGGATCTGCAAGAGGCCGACCGCAAAAAGGTGGAAAATCTAGCCCGACAACTGGTCAACAAGCTGA